The Deltaproteobacteria bacterium genome segment CGGCTGGAGGCCTTCCTGTCGGCCGTAAAAGCCGTGTACGCGAGCACGATGAGCGAGGAGGCCCTCCTGTACCGCGCTCACCGGGGGCTCCTCGACCGGGACGAGCAGATGGCGCTCCTCGTGCAGCGGGTGTCGGGGGCCATCCACGGCAACCTGTTCTACCCGCAGATCGCGGGAGTCGGGCTTTCCTACAATCCTTTCGCGTGGAGCGAGTACATCGATCCCCAGGCGGGGATGCTGCGGGTCGTCTTCGGCCTCGGGACGAGGGCGGTCGAGCGCACCGACGACGACTACACGCGCCTTGTCGCTCTTAATGCTCCCGACCGGCGGCCGGAAGCGGACTTCGGCGAGGTCATGGAATTCGCACAGCGCCGCGTGGACGCCCTCGACCTCTCCGCCAACCGGTTCGTCTCGCTGAACGTCGACGACGTGGTCAAGGTCAGCCCCAACCTGCCGATCGAAATGTTCGCGGCGCGCATGGAGCCGGCCGTAGGGCGGTCGAAGGCCGGCCCCCCGTCACGTTGCGTCCTGACCTTCGACCGGATGCTATCCGCCACGCCGTTCGTGTCGGACATGAAGGAGATGCTAGCCGTGTTGCGGGACGCCTACGATTATCCCGTCGATATCGAGTTCACCGCCAACTTCCTCCCGGACGGGAGCTACCGCATCAACCTCGTCCAGTGCCGCCCACTCCAGGTCAAGGAGGGGGGAGGGATCCCGGCGCCTCCCGAGACGATCGCGAAGAAGGACCGGGTGTTCGAATCCCGCGGTCCGATCGTCGGCCAGAGCTCCCACACCGCCCTCGACCGGCTGATCTACGTGGACCCCTCCGCCTATGTGAAGCTGTCGATCGGCGACCGCCACTCCGTCGCGCGGCTGGTCGGCCGGATCACGCACGTCGAGGAGCCGGGGGAGAAGAAAACCATCCTGCTGCTCGGGCCGGGCCGTTGGGGAACGAAGATGCCGTCCCTGGGCGTGCCGGTGTCGTTCGCCGAGATCGCCCCCGTCTCCGTCCTGTGCGAAATTGTCTCCATGGGGGCGATCATCGTTCCGGACGTTTCCCTGGGAACCCACTTCTTCAACGACCTCGTTGAGGCGAACATGCTCTACCTCGCGGTCTTCCCGAAGGGGAAAGAGAGCCCGCTGAACGAGGGCTTTTTCCTCCGGTCGAAGAACCGCCTCAAGGACCTGCTGCCCGAGGACGCCGAGTGGTCGGAAGTGGTGCGGGTCATCGACGTTCCGGCCGGGCGGAGCGGGCGGAAGCTCCTCCTCAATGCGAACACGCTGAAGCAGCGGGCTGTCTGCTACTTCACCTGAACCCAAGAATCGGGACGTTCCTAAGAAGTTGATCCGGTTCTCCGGTTCAATTTCCTGCGAATGTTCCTTCCTTTGACCGCCCCGGCTTCCCCCCGAGTTCTTAGGAACGTCCCGGTTCTTAGGTCGGTTCCGCGCGGCGGTACCGCACGGCCCTTCCGGCTCCGGTCCGCGTCAGCAGGTTCAGGGCGACGAGGCGGTTCAGGACCTGTTTCGCGGTTTCCCTCGAAATGCGGAGCTCCCCCGACACCATGCGGTTTGTGATTTCGCGGTGGCGTACCAGCAGCGCCAGGACGCGGGCCTGGTTTCCGGAAAGCCGGCTTTCCGGCGGATGCCCCGCAAGCAGCCCTTTCAACTCCCTCGCCTGCGCCCGCATGGCGTCCAGGAAAGCGGTCAGCCAGGGGCCCATATCGGTCGGAGGCAGGTGCCGCGACGCCTGGCTTTTCCGCAAGGCGAGGTAATACTCCGCCTTCCGTTCCGCGATGGCTTTCTCGAGTGAGGCGTACGGAAGGTAGGAATACCCGCTGCGCAGGAGCAGCAGGTTCGTGAGGAGGCGGCTCGTCCGGCCGTTTCCACCGGCGAACGGGCGGATCGCGAGAAACTCAAGAAGGAACCCGGCGACGACGAATAGCGGATGGAACTTCCCCGCGTTCAGCCGGGCGTTCGTCCAGGCGATCAGGGCGTCCATTTCACGTTCGATCGAGTCCGGCTCCGAGGGCCGCAACGCGATAGATTCCATGCTGCGCCGTGGGAAAAACGCGGAGCGGTCCGG includes the following:
- a CDS encoding Fic family protein, with translation MVLEKRLDSQLRSVLPPSWPALLAGISEIDESKGWWRGKFQPPPSWLAGLRKRTIAQSAKASIGIDWVGFPRRGVGTALAMTPAQAEELRRYSAAGYAQILKAIFDGREQRPLSRELLLEFHTGLLRYSPGDRGHRGAYRTLPDRSAFFPRRSMESIALRPSEPDSIEREMDALIAWTNARLNAGKFHPLFVVAGFLLEFLAIRPFAGGNGRTSRLLTNLLLLRSGYSYLPYASLEKAIAERKAEYYLALRKSQASRHLPPTDMGPWLTAFLDAMRAQARELKGLLAGHPPESRLSGNQARVLALLVRHREITNRMVSGELRISRETAKQVLNRLVALNLLTRTGAGRAVRYRRAEPT
- a CDS encoding pyruvate, phosphate dikinase, giving the protein MSKARTNPSTGLPGLDRVVQRLLPGDNIVWQVDAVEDYLPFVAPYCEDAVRKGKKLVYFRFARHPELVSEESGAEIHRLNPEVGFETFTADIHKVIERAGRGTFYLFDCLSDLAADWYSDLMLGNFFMVTCPYLYELETITYFALLRDRHSFEAVSAIRDTTQLLLDVFRHGGKLYVHPLKVHQRNSPTMYLPHVREGEEFRPLTESAVLSEVLAEITSQRIDPVPRTQDIWDRKFLQAREILGDVEEGRRTREEAGETLHRLLRMMVTRDERVIALASRYLDLSDLLAIRKRMIGTGLIGGKSVGMLLSRSILARTDGRWRERMETHDSFYIGSDVFYTYLVSNGLWKARRDQRDPLSFLAGAKGARKKILSGTFPSFLRGQFLAMLEYFGQSPIIVRSSSLLEDSFGNAFTGKYESVFCPNQGSPQERLEAFLSAVKAVYASTMSEEALLYRAHRGLLDRDEQMALLVQRVSGAIHGNLFYPQIAGVGLSYNPFAWSEYIDPQAGMLRVVFGLGTRAVERTDDDYTRLVALNAPDRRPEADFGEVMEFAQRRVDALDLSANRFVSLNVDDVVKVSPNLPIEMFAARMEPAVGRSKAGPPSRCVLTFDRMLSATPFVSDMKEMLAVLRDAYDYPVDIEFTANFLPDGSYRINLVQCRPLQVKEGGGIPAPPETIAKKDRVFESRGPIVGQSSHTALDRLIYVDPSAYVKLSIGDRHSVARLVGRITHVEEPGEKKTILLLGPGRWGTKMPSLGVPVSFAEIAPVSVLCEIVSMGAIIVPDVSLGTHFFNDLVEANMLYLAVFPKGKESPLNEGFFLRSKNRLKDLLPEDAEWSEVVRVIDVPAGRSGRKLLLNANTLKQRAVCYFT